Proteins from a single region of Nitrospirota bacterium:
- the trxA gene encoding thioredoxin: MAEGIHEATTANWENEVLKTEGVVMIDFWAAWCGPCRMISPTVEELAKEYSGKVKVLKLNTDENSEIASRYKIMGIPTIMFFKNGEKMDQIVGVVPKQQLKAKLDSLLSA, from the coding sequence TACATGAAGCGACGACCGCTAACTGGGAGAATGAGGTGCTCAAGACGGAGGGGGTCGTCATGATTGATTTCTGGGCGGCATGGTGTGGTCCGTGCAGGATGATCTCCCCCACGGTCGAGGAGCTGGCAAAAGAGTATTCTGGCAAAGTGAAAGTATTGAAACTGAATACCGATGAAAATTCTGAAATCGCCAGCAGATACAAAATCATGGGAATCCCGACAATCATGTTTTTCAAAAACGGAGAAAAGATGGATCAGATAGTCGGTGTTGTTCCGAAACAGCAGCTTAAGGCAAAATTGGATTCCCTCCTCAGTGCATAA